CGTGCTGCCCTTTTCATTCTAGGTACGCTCTACGATTCGGCGACCGGCAAGCTGCTCCGGCGCTACCGTGACGGCGAAGCGGCCATCGACGGCAAGGCGAGTGACTACGCCTGCATGATTCAGGCGCTGATTGACCTCTACCAGGCATCGCTCGACCCCGAATATCTCTCCACGGCTATCGCACTGGCCGAAACGCAGATCGAACGCTTTTTCGACCAGAAGCAGGGCGTTTTTTACAGCACTGCGTTCGACGACGAGAGCGCGCCTCTGCGCATGATTGAAGACAACGACACCGCCGAGCCTTCGCCAAACTCGGTGAGCGCCTTCAACTATCTCCGGCTCGCCGCCATGACCGGGCGCGACGAGCTGCGCGAGATTGCCCTGCGCACCATCAACTTTTTCAGCAGCACGCTCGACGCCAACCCCGTCGCCCTGCCGCTGATGCTTGCGGCCAGAGCGATGGCCGACACCGCACCGGCACAGCTCATCGTTTCCGGCAAGCGCAGCGATCCGGCGATACAGCGGTTTGTCGAAGCGGCCAGCCGCCACTTCCAACCGGAATTGACGATTCTTCATGCCAATGAGAATGTGGAGTGGCTGCCCTCCGAGGCTGTCGCTATCGCAAAAGATCACCACGGTCAGCCTGCCGCCTGGCTTTGCGCGAAGGGGCAGTGCTACCCGGCGGTCACTGAGCCAGAAGAACTCGATACGCTGCTGAAAAGTCTCGGATAAAGAAAAAAGCCCCTCCCAAAACCGAACTTGGGAGGGGCTTAAAGGTAAGAGTAATACCCCGCAGAAAGCTGCAAAGGCATCAAATAAACCGGTGATCACATGAAGGGCGAATCCTCCTCCTTCGGTTCTTGCGATTGATTGAGGCCACCGGCAAGCATTTCGCCGACCTTCTTCGCGGCTGTTCCTGCAGCAAAGAGGCCTGCCCCCACAACGGCCAGCCCCACAAGACCCGGTAAAATCGGCAAACCGGCAGGAGACAACAACGCGCCAGCTCCGGCGACACCGGCCGCAGTCGTCAGCACACTCCCTTTAATAGGCTCTTGTTCCATAAGTCAATTGGTTAGGTTGATGTCAGATAAAAACTCTGTCTCTCGGGGCTTACCTTATTCCACCCCGAATGATGGAAAAACATGGACAGGCAAGACGAAAAATTGTTCAAACCGTTGCAAAAATCGCCACTAAAGTCTACATTACCTCTCCATTTTTGAGGACAATTAGCTCAGTTGGTTAGAGCGTTCGCTTCACACGCGAGAGGTCGTAGGTTCGAATCCTACATTGTCCACCACATCTCTCCATCATTCCCAATTTCCCTCTACAGTGCCCAGCTCGCGTTCGCTCTTGAATGTAAGCGATCACCTTTCGGATCTTATTTTAAATATAACGAAAAAACCCACCTTCGAAGGGAAATAGCTCTCTACACAATCGTTCTGATACCAGATGGAAGACTGTACGCATCTGCGCTTCAGGCTGCCCGAAACAAAAGAGTCGGCAAAAATGATTTGAACCAGATAGTTTCGGATTGTAATAAAACAATGAAATAAACAGCCAAACAACAGCAACGAAGCGTTAGACAACACGATTACGCCTTGCGCAAGTTGCTAAAGCTAAAAACAAGTCGTAAAAATCCGATCAACGCTGCATCGAAATTTTGGAAGAACCTTGCAAACCGAAAAAAGAGTGTATAGCCGACAAACACTCTGGCTGCCGGTAAATCAGAAGGGATAGGAAGCAAAGGCCTCGTCAGAAACCAAGGGCTGAAAAAGGAGCAAAGGATAGAGGGCTTTAATCCTCCTGCTCCCATTTCTGGTCATCCTGAGGCTGGATGCGCTCGCGGCGCAGCGTATCTCCGGCGCCTTTGACGTCGTTGATGACTCCGTTGACTACATGAAGCGTGGCGGTTCCGACGAGCAGTCCGGCAAGGCCGTGCGCAACGATCGGCATACCGATTGGCGAGAACACAAATGCCGCGCCAACGGCACTGGCAGTTTCTTTCAACATGTCCGTTCAGTTAAGTTTCGTTGATCTGAATATCGTATGCATGTTTTCGCGTAAGTAAGATATTACACAAAAAACAGCAACGAATGCAACTTCTGGACAGTTACTTTTGCTCAACACGGGTTTTCAACGCCCGATTCATCGCAGTGTAGCCTTGACGGAACAGACCGGAGAGGACTACAAAAATAGGTGTGGAGAGCAATCCGTCAAAGGTTTCGCAATGCACGAATCGTGTGCTGCTGCCGGAGTCGAGCGGGTGCAGCTCGAACCAGTGATGCCCGATGAACAGCCCGGCGAGGAAAACCGCGCGCCAGCCAAGAATTTCGTTTTGACGGAATCGATCGAGCTGAGCCTTGAACCGGATCGGCGGCAGCCATGCAAACCTGATGGTAATGAGAAGGGTTTGGTCTGGCCCTCCCTCTCCGTCAACGCTCCGGATGCATGGATTCCACTCGCAGTAACGATCGAGCCCAGTCAGCACCGCCCAAACCTGCTCTGGCGGCGCATCCACAATGACCTCTGTCCTGATGCTGTTCATCGCTGACCGAGCACTTCACCCTCTTCCTGCCAGCCGCCTCCCACGGCACGGTACAGATCGGCGATAGCTGCCAGATGACTTCGCTGGACATCGGCCAGTTCAAGCTCTGACTGGAGCAGCGAGCTTTCGGCGGTGATCACTTCGAGGTAAGTCGCCATGCCGCTGTTGAAGAGCAAGCAGGAATTGCTGGCGGCCTTGCGCAGCGCGGCCACGCGGGCTTCGGCGATGTTCTCCTGCTCACCGGTTTTATCCACCTGTTCAAGCGCGTTGGAGACCTCCCCTACGGCCACAAACAGCGTTTTACGGAACGCCAGCTCAGCCTGGTCGCGCTTGATTTTCGACTGTTCGTACTGCGCCTTGAGCTGTCCGTGGCGAAACACAGGCTGCGTAAGACCGCCCAGAAGCGACTCGAAGAGTGAACCGGGCGTCGAGAACCACTTGCTCGACTCGATGGCGTTCAGCCCGCCCTCCGCCGTGACCGTCAGCGAAGGGTACATCATCGCCTTATTCACTCCGGTCATGGCGTGCGCCTCCATCAGCGAGGCTTCGGCGGCGCGCACATCAGGACGATTGCGGAGCAGCGCCAGCGGCACGCCAGCGCCGAGCGAATCGGGCAGCACGACTGCCTTCGCACCTTGGCTCCGTTTGATGGGCGTGCCGGGCATCCTGCCTGCCAGAATCGACAGCGCATTCTCCTGCGCGTTTCTCGACGCCTCGAGCTTCGGCAATGCGAGTTTAGCCGTCAGCAGTTGCGCCTCCTGCTGATCGACGGCAAGGCTGGTGACGTTACCCGCATCGTATTGCAGGCGCATCATGGCCAGCGTGGTATCGGCAAGCGCAATGTTGCGGCGGGCGATGTCGATCTGCTCGTCAAGCATGGTGAGGTTCCAGTAGCCCTGTGCAACCGATGAAACGAGCGTTGTGCGCACAGCTCTTGCCGCGTCGGTGCTCCGAAGATACTCGGCGAGGGCGGCCTTTTTCGAGTTCTGCAACTTCGCCCAGATGTCTGCATCCCACGACACGCTCAGCGCCGCCGTGTAGCTTCGGCTCGTACGCTCCTGACCTTTCGAAGCGCCATAGCTGTTGCGCGAATCTTTTGAATAGCTGTATGTAGCGCCCAGATCGGCCTCGGGCAGGAACCAGAGCTTTGCCACATCGAGCGACTTGCGTGCGTAGTCGATATTCTTCATCGCGATGCGCAGATCGTGGTTGTTCTCGACCGCGCTATCGATCAGTTCGAGCAACGCCGGATCGGCAAAGAATTCACGGTACGGCACCCTGGCCAGCTCTTTGCCGGGAGTTTTCTGTCCGGGATACGTCTCGGGAAGCGCCACATCGGGACGCCTGTACTCCTTGATCGGACTACAGGCCGAGAGGCCAAATCCGGCAAAGGAGATCAACAACAACAGCGGCAGCGCGCGTTTCATAACTTGATTGTACTGGTTCTTCATTCGTGCGCCCCCTCGTTTTTCAGATGCTCGGCAAGCAGGTCGCCCGCCTCGACGATCGGAGCTGCCGGGCCGGTGAAGCGCTCCTGCAAGCCCTGGAACGCCACGAAGAGCACCGGCACCACGAGAATGCCGAGCACCATGCCGATGAACATGCCACCGATGGCCGACGCGCCGATCGAGTGGTTCCCCAACGCGGCCGGGCCGGTCACGAAAAGCAGAGGCAAAAGACCGGCGACAAAAGCCAGCGAGGTCATCAGAATCGGGCGAAGCCTTGCCCTGGCTCCCGCCATCGCCGCATCAACCAGCGGCATACCGGCCAAACGCCGCTGGAGCGCAAACTCGACGATGAGGATCGCATTTTTAGCGAGCAGGCCGATCAGCATGATAATGGCCACCTGCACGTAAATATTGTTCTCGATCCCCGCCAGCTTGATGCCGATAAACACGCCAAGCAGACCGGTCGGAATGGAAAACATAACAGCCAGCGGCAAAAGATAGCTTTCGTACAAGGCCGAGAGCAGGAAATAGACAAACACCACCGAGAGCAGGAAGATGAAAAACAATCCACCCGACGATTCGATCTCCTCGCGACTCTGCCCTTTCCAGTCATAGGTGAAGCCTGTCGGCAGATTGGTGCGCGAGACCTCCTCGACGGCCTGAATCGCCTGACCGGTGCTGTAACCGGGGGCAGGCATGGCGTTGATCGAAATGGCGTTGAACAGGTTGAAGTGATCAACCGCATCCGGGCCATAGACGCGCTTGAGGGTAATGATCGCGCTGACCGGTACCATCTCGCCGCTGGCGTTCTTGACGAAGATACCGTTGAGCGAATCAGGCGTGCGGCGGTCGTTCGGCTCGGCCTGCAGAACGACGCGGAAGTACTTGCCGAAGCGGTTGAAATCGGAGGCCTGCTGGCTGCCGTAATAGGCCTGAAGCACGGTCATCAGCTCCTTGACGCTCACGCCAAGATCGGCCGCGCGGACGTTATCGACCACCAGCTCGTACTGCGGATAGGTAGCCTTGAAAGTGGTGAACGCCACGGCGATTTCAGGCCGCTGCATCAGGGCGCCGATGAACCCCTGCGCCACCCCCTCGAACTTGTGCAGATCACCGCCGCTGCGATCCTGCAACACCATTTCGAGACCGCTCACCGTACCGAAGCCGGGCACGGTTGGCATCGAGAGCGCGAAGAAGTTGCCCTCCTTGATCGGCGCGAGCTTCTGGTTGACCTGCCCGAGAATCGCTTTGATGTCTCGAACCTTGCCGCGCTCTTTCAGATCGTGAAGCTGAATAAACATGAGGCCCGCCGAAGGTGAGGAGCTGCGGGTAAGGATGTTGATGCCGGTCACCGAAATCACCTTCTTGATCGCAGGCATGGTGCGCAGAACCTTGTCCGCCCGATCCATCACCTCCTGCGTACGGGCCATCGACGCGCCGGGCGGCGTGGAGACCGAGACGATCACGAAGCCGTTGTCTTCGTCGGGAATAAAGCCGGTCGGCGTGGTTTGGAACATCCAGAACGCCACGGCAGTCACCACGGCAAGCGCCCCGAACGCCACCATCCGGTGACGCATGAAA
This portion of the Chlorobaculum parvum NCIB 8327 genome encodes:
- a CDS encoding SRPBCC domain-containing protein, translated to MNSIRTEVIVDAPPEQVWAVLTGLDRYCEWNPCIRSVDGEGGPDQTLLITIRFAWLPPIRFKAQLDRFRQNEILGWRAVFLAGLFIGHHWFELHPLDSGSSTRFVHCETFDGLLSTPIFVVLSGLFRQGYTAMNRALKTRVEQK
- a CDS encoding efflux transporter outer membrane subunit, which gives rise to MKRALPLLLLISFAGFGLSACSPIKEYRRPDVALPETYPGQKTPGKELARVPYREFFADPALLELIDSAVENNHDLRIAMKNIDYARKSLDVAKLWFLPEADLGATYSYSKDSRNSYGASKGQERTSRSYTAALSVSWDADIWAKLQNSKKAALAEYLRSTDAARAVRTTLVSSVAQGYWNLTMLDEQIDIARRNIALADTTLAMMRLQYDAGNVTSLAVDQQEAQLLTAKLALPKLEASRNAQENALSILAGRMPGTPIKRSQGAKAVVLPDSLGAGVPLALLRNRPDVRAAEASLMEAHAMTGVNKAMMYPSLTVTAEGGLNAIESSKWFSTPGSLFESLLGGLTQPVFRHGQLKAQYEQSKIKRDQAELAFRKTLFVAVGEVSNALEQVDKTGEQENIAEARVAALRKAASNSCLLFNSGMATYLEVITAESSLLQSELELADVQRSHLAAIADLYRAVGGGWQEEGEVLGQR